GCATAAACACAATTTAGGAATTGTCGGCATCTCCTCTATTAATTGTTTTCAGGAATAAGTGCAGTAGAAGTTTTGaaacttgtcgcgaaagtgtaatttagtcctaaaatttttaaaaagtacaatcaagttctaCATCAcattaaattggtgcaattaagTTTCTCTATTATCTCCGCGGCTGACGAAAAATACTAATGTAGCTTTTTAATTACTTTTGATACACGTGGTGCTGATTTGATGCCCTCCAAGCGCCACATCAgaaaaatgttgataattttgtaaAAAAGAGAGTAGAAAAttaccacccacctgggtggcgccgCTGGAGCGCGCACTTTtcttctcgcaaaaggtcgagtgtttgAATCCCGAGTGTCGCGGGGTGACTTACTCGGTGGCATGTGTGCGGTGACTAGCATGTGTTGCCCCCAAGGTTTACCTCTCGGCTGTCGGCCGTGCAGGGGTTCcctatgtcacaaaaaaaaaaaaaaaaagattatgataaTTAACCGAGCAATCGATCTTCTTGTAGAATTTGGGCTTGACTAGCTTCCCTAGAACTTAAGCTCTAGATTAGGGCTGAATTCTTTTAAAGAAATCCCAACTTTAAATCCAATTTGAATTATGCCTTAAACTTTTTGTTtgtcccaaaaaataaaaaacttttaCTATAGTTCCAAATCTTCATTGTGTCAAAAAACGCAActacttttttcaaaattataaactTTAGGAGGATACTATTGTTCCATAAGAAGGTAAGGGTATTCATGAAGACATAGATTCTGTGAACCTATAGCACCAAGACATAGGTTTTGATAATTAATCTTTGACCGACCCTAATGTTGATAGTTTTTGAGTAATCAGTGGCAAGTTTTAGATGTGTGGCGGATGTGGAACTATAGCggaagttggtaattttttagacaaaaaatagTCCTAGCTATTGTGATTGAACATAAAGTTGATGTTTTTTAAGCGAATTAGGCCTGCGGATCGAACCACCAAGCTTAGGCTGAGAGGTGTCGGGGTTGTTCGACATTGGTTGTGAAAGGTGCTGGTTATCTATTTACAAGTGTGAGGAAAAACTTTATCCTTCGAGTTAGCTTTGGGAATCGGAGAGGCTCAAGACCATTCAATACTTGTATCAGAGCTCAAGTTGCCAAGAAATCTAGACTCAACAATCACAAGAGAGGAGAGACATAGGTTGTTGGGGCTCTGACTCGGGCCCGATGTGcgagggagagattgttggggttatcccacatcggttgtgaAAGGGGCTGGTGGTCGATTTATAAATGTGAGAGAAAATCCCATCCTATGAGCTAGTTTTTGGACGAGAGATGTCTAAGACCACCCAACAAGAGAAATGCGCACGGTTGGCTTGTTTGATGAGGTGCTCAACTTAGATCCCCTTCCGTGCAAAGGGATTTGGTCTTGGATCACCAACGCTGACACGAGTCTCCGGCTCTTCCTTTGTCGATAGATCTTCTTCCAACTGCAAAATCCCagttaaaatcaatcaaaattgattgaagaaaTGATCAACTATAGATGTGTGAATTTCAATTGGGGCCGGCTCTTACCTTCTTTTTGAACCAAAAGCCAAAAGGGTCTCGGATAAGTTCTTGTCCTATTAAGGAAAAGTGCCCAAAGAAGGTGGCTTCAGAAAATTCCTAATTCCGTTAACATGAACCTTGATGTTGCTTGAACAGACTTTAGTAGGTACATAAATTATGGTCGGATTTTGATAGTTCTGTGGTCAACGAAcaaaaatcttttcatttttcacagtAAAGCTAGTCAACTCTCGTCAGCGGAATTCAGCTGCAATTTCACTTATTCAGAAGCCCTTTTGTTCTTGTTCATTTTGAAAAGCTTATGAATGTTAAATGATGTCTTGGGCATAGGCATGGAATAAGGCAATTGAGGACGGCATGGGCGGACGGACCGGCCTACATTACCCAGTGCCCCATAAGAGGAGGGCACACCTACACTTACAAGTTCAATGTGGTGGACCAAAGAGGCACTCTTTTGTGGCACGCCCATTTTTCCTGGCAAAGAGCTTCCGTTCATGGCGCCTTCATCATCTACCCCCGCGTGCCCTACCCATTCTCACCCAAGATTCAAGCTGAAATCCCTATCATTTTCGGTAATTCGTCGCTATCTCATTATATAATATCCTTTAGATGTGTTCGAACACGTTGAGTTTTCTATCGTCCATCTCAATTCGATATGCTTCAAATGATCATGTGTAGTTACATATCTTTATGTAAGTTATTTTGTACTACGTAAgagaaattgaaattcaaactcCTTTCATGCTTGATGCCATCCAATATGTTCGATATCAAATTTGTGAGAACCGTTATTAAGATGTCATATCAATTAATTAGTCATGTTCGGTAGATTGTTGAAGTAAATCTTAACATGAGACATCAATTGTTAATATGAGACATCAATTGTTGAGCCCACATCTCTACTTTTGCACAAAGTGCATATGACAGTATCTGTCAGGTCTACTTCTATGTTCAAGAACTTTGACCCGCATCATGTTTGACCCAAACCATAGGTGAATGGTGGAATGGGGATGTTGATGCGGTGGAAAGTGAAATGATGTTGCTTGGTGGTGGCCCTAATTCCTCGGATGCTTACACCATCAATGGCCTTCCAGGCCCTCTCTATCCTTGCTCCGCCAAAGGTGCCATAGGACTAATGCCTTAATAATCAAATGCTTCTGAAAAAACTTCAATTATCTCCAGCTGCTTGCTACTCTGCAGATACGTTTGTCCAGGCCGTGGAGCCGGGCAAGACGTACATGCTCCGGATCATCAACGCTGCGATCAGCAACGAGCTCTTCTTCGCAGTGGCCAACCACACGCTGAGGGTGGTCGAGGTCGATGCGGTCTACACAAAGCCCTTCTTGACCCCGGCCATAATGATCGCTCCTGGGCAGACCACGAACGTCCTGATCACGGCGAACCAAGCACCCGACCCCTCGGGAATGTTCCCCATGGCAGCCACTCCATACCTCACCTCTAGTTTCCCCGCCGACAATACCACAACAGTGGGCTTTCTACAATACAAAGGCCGTAAATCAGGTAACAAGAACACTAAACCCAGTGTTGTGGTCCCTAATCTTCCCAAAATGACCGACACACCCTTTGCCACCAAGTTCTTGGGCAAGCTCAGGAGCCTTGCAACACCTCAGTACCCATGCAGGGTCCCCAAGGCGATTGACAAGAGAGTGATCACAACCATTAGCCTCAACCTTCAGGATTGCCCGCCAAACCGAACTTGCAAGGGCTACGCCGGGAAGCGGTTTTACGCCTCAATGAACAACCAGTCCTTCGTCCGCCCGCTAATGTCGATCCTCGAGGGGCACTACAAGAGCTTCACCTCGAGCCAGATGTTGGCCTCGCGCTTTCCGGAGCAGCCCCCAAAGGCGTTCAATTTTACTGGAGTAGACCCCGTTGCGGAGAACATGAATACCGAGTTCGGGAACAAGCTCCTGGCGGTGCCGTTCGGCACCAACTTGGAGATCGTGCTCCAGGACACGAGCTTCCTTAACCCTGAGAACCATCCGATCCACGTCCACGGCCACAACTTCTTCATCGTGGGGCAAGGGTTCGGGAACTATGACGCCAAGGTTGACCCCATGGGCTATAACCTCGTGGATCCGCCGGAGAGGAACACGGTGGCGGTCCCCATCGGGGGATGGTCCGCGATCCGCTTCAAGGCGGATAACCCGGGGGCTTGGTTCATACATTGCCATCTTGAGCAGCACACTTCATGGGGCCTTGCCATGGCATTCGTTGTTCCTAATGGGCCTGGGGCCACTCAAAGCTTGCTGCCTCCACCTGATGATCTTCCCTCATGTTGAGGGTCTTGAGAATGCCCTTGCAAAAGCCATTATTCCAATCGATACTCACTATCTTggaataatgacataaatgatcttcaaactttaacccaatatgtaatgtgatcctcaaacttcaaatttgtttcATGTGGTCACTAAACTTTAagccaatgtgcaatatcgtccataaacttttaatttgttcaatgttgtcctgggcttttgatacatattcaatttagctcATGGactttatgaaaatgtttaatgttgtctccgaacttgaattaatagaaggacaacattgaatattttcatacgatctaagaattaaattgaacatgtatcaaaagtctaGAGACAATATTGAATgagttaaaagttcatggacgacaTTATACATTAAAGGTTCGGGACCATATGGAGCAAATTTAAAGTTACACATTTAGGGATCATTTATATCATTTACCTAATatcctttttttatgttttttttttacccgaCGGATCGGTCAATTGGTGATAATGGCAGAAAATCAATTGGAACAACAAGGAGTTAGTGATTGGGTTTGTTTAAGTCTTGTTATGTAGAAGACGATTATCCTTATAATAATTTATGTATTACTATCCAAATTGTGATTTTCTTGTGGCTCAAGTAATGGTTTTGCAACACTTAGAttctgtttggcggtgattctgttcccaaaaaatgattctgatcaaaatcacttttttgatTCCGTTCCCcgaatgattttttgagaatcaacatgcgtttggtaactgtttaaaatttttgttcctggaacagaaacgcgtttggtagctgcacaaaatttctgttcccaatttgtcatttaaatcaaataattatataatcacatttgatggcaaagaatagagaaaataatcaaatagtgattatggagcaaaaaaaaaaaaaacaacgaaatTTCCGTTTCCAATTCGTCtgtcgatttgtcatgagtatgcagtcatttatattgtttgaaaagtaattcgtattacatttacggaatttgtctaaatcatttgtttgttattatttcttgtgacttttagattgattaccaaaaaaaaaaaaaaaatgaaagaaaagctcctcattgtgtAACCGCTtgtagttttgcactcttgtaattacacatcgtacaagcttacaagacttgcaactcaactacattgattttttttcacccgactcgacaaattttttgtgcggctcgaaaaatggagaaaaaaatggagatttagttcgcgatgcggagggttgggtccagtctttaattaaaaaaaggataaaagttgaaaaaacataataggaaataaaaaatacaaacttaattataataaaaaataaaatagataaaaattcgaaaaaaaatgcgtatttgaggtcccttaatataaaaaaaattaattagatttaaaaattttataaaaaataattttaaatataaatataaatataaattgaatttaaatataggcttaaaattttacaaaaaaaactaatttttttttacaaaaaagggggaggggaagaatctggtgaggagaatttttttttcaaaattttaacttttttcaatcttaattttcttaattatttttaaattattaaattaaaaatctaaatattttttatgtcccccctttattaaatttttaaatttttattaaatttaccttaaataaaaattttaatttaagaaaactatttttagcaatttttaaaattgaattttaatttatgtaaagttgaaaatccacacCACCCACCCGGGTGGCGCAGCTGgcttgcgcactcttcctctcgcaaaaggtcgagtgttcaaatcccggaggcgtcgcagggtgacttactcggtggcacgtgtgtggtggctagcacgtgttgcccccggggtttacccccTGCTGCCGGCCGTGCaggggttccctgggtcataaaaaaaaaaaaaaaatccacgtggagtttttttttattttaaataataccattttatattaagaatttaattataagtatgagagataagtcataagtatatcgtgcaaaaaagtgatccccaaaagtgttctAAAACACgggaatcatttttttttttttcttctgaaaagtggtccaaaagtgttcccgggaccggaatcaaaatcctttttttatttatttattaccaaacatatttctgatccttttttatttctgagaATAGAAACAGAGAATCAGAATCACTaccaaacagagccttagtgTAGCTACCCTCTAGAGGTGAATTCCGAGATAGTTTGACGAATTGCCAAGCTGGCAAGAATGATTCCCTTGCCAGGTGATGCTTGTGCTTAGCCAAGCCATATGGATCGCAGCTTgatttttcatcttctctttgcaAAAGCCCTCTGACCATCGGGAGGCCCAATGAAACGTCAATTTCTTGCAATCTCTTTTGGGCCCTTGTCTCATAGAAAATTGCACATTTTTCTATTGGTGATTACTCAAGCTTTctttcatacttttttttttaaaagaaaaatgatataaatagtctatgaattttgattcaatatgcaatgtcgtttttgaactttaatttattTAGTGTGATTCCTGAACTTCAATCCAATGTACAATatcatccatgaacttttaatttattcaatgtgattcttgaacttttggtacatatttaaactaatcctaaactatatcaaaatattgggaaaaataccaaaaaagtcttaaacctattgtaattatgctaattcagtcataaattttttttaatcgattcgatactaaattttttgtaattgtgccaattcggtccatccggtcaatttggACTGGCCACGCTATTGTGAATGTCAACCAACGACATaatattctaaaatattttttaaaatttaaattttatttattatttatttttctttttttctctttttttttctccccttttcttcctccagccggcgaggttgacctcaccCCACCACGACAAGGCTCGGCCTCACCTAGCAACGGTGAGGTCCCTGTCGATGTCGGCcggttaaaattggccggattgattgaattaatgtaattgcaaaagatttaggactgaattaaaaaaaaaaggattgaatttATGAcgattttggtaattttttccatttgcATAGAGAAGGCAACTGAATTATTGATCGGTAGCCAAATGATGACATCGATTATAGGTCATTCTATATCCACCTGAAGAAGGTCTTAGTCAATTCCTGCTAAATGACGAACTTAGGCATTTCTCATTAATGGCCATCGCCATTCCTAGGAAAAATATCAACTTCATAATTACTGCATACAACCAAAACGATTGTGGACTACTCCTGGACAGCGTGTTCTTTGATTTGTTGCCCCTTTTACGTCGAACAATGTTAATCCCTTCCCCGGAGATCCTGCCATTTCATTTCCAGAGGATGACGACACTCTGCTCTGCTCTGTTTCTGATTCCCATCTTTTCCTCCTCTGTCCACTGATATAACTCGTCTGTCTGTGAAGTAAATCTTCTTTGCCTTGGTTTTTGCTATTAACTTTTGTGTAGTGTCTTGAATCTGCAATTGAGAGGGGAagagcggaaaaaaaaaaacaaagatgtgGATTTTTGGGTGGAAAGGGCCTTCTGGATACTCTGCTCGCTCTACAGCTGAAGAAGTCACTCAGGGAATCGATGGAACTGGTTTCACTGCCATTGTTACAGGTCTGGTTATAattttctccccttttttcaGCTTACTCCCTTTCTTGAGGAAGATGATCGTGGAAAAATGTTAGCTTTAACACTTTCAGAGGAACTTAATCATGCTTCCTTAAATGGGTTTGTGTCGAATTACTGGCACAGGGAGACTCTTGATTTGCCTGTCATCTTTGCGGGGAAATCAATGTTCTGTTGCCGGAATTGAACTGATTTAAGAATTGGCTGTCTGTTGGATTGCTGCTTGTGGAATGCTTGGGGTTAGTCTAGCATGAGTTCAGATATTGTAAACTGGTAGATGCAGATGATTTAGGAGAAAATTATAATTGGTTACGTTAGGGTTGATTCGGGATGGTCTTGCTTTCAAAGCTTGATATCTGACCTTgcgacaaaaatgaaaattttggtaattgtcTGGTCCACATGTTTCGGTTATCCTGTAATTCTTTCGAAATGGACCAGTCATTTCATTCTCATTCTTAGATCACTTGTTGAAACGTGGAAGTGTTCCactaattgaaatttttcaaatgaagatTATGTCATTTTGTGTTTGCGGGTTCGGTAGGGTAAATTCCTAGATGTACAAGCTAATGTCACCGACTTCTCTAATGACTTTCAGGGTATAAGTTATTTCCTGTCTTTCATGACGATCTTCATACCCCTGTGTCGATCTGGCTTGAGATGccaatctctctttcttccagTTACTTCAAATTTACAGAGGATCACTATGCTTTCAGGTGCCTCTAGTGGTATTGGCATGGAGACTGCAAGAGTTCTTGCTTTACGTGGAGTCCATGTTATAATGGCCGTGAGGAATGTGGATGCTGGTAGGGGCGTCAAAGAAGCTATACTTAAGGAGCTCCCATCTGCTAAGATTGATGTGATGGAGTTAGATCTCAGCTCTATGGCATCTGTTAGGAAGTTCGCGTTAGATTATCAATCATCCGCTCTTCCCTTGAATCTCCTTATGTAAGAAATCTTAATCATTTCACCAAAATGTGTGATGGCCCTAAACATTCAAAAAACTGTCATTTAATTTCTCTTGACTGCCATCTAGCAAATGCTGAATAAGGAGTCAATATGCCGGGTGCTTTTTAATTTCACGCTTCTGCAAATTTCTGCATGCTCCTGATGATTTGAGCTTGAGTTGAGCACTTGTTGGATTACGTGTTAGGAATGCAGTATGGtaatgtttcttctctttggaaGTAATAATGCAGGGGTGGCAGGCCCCTTCGCGCTTTCCCAAGACAACATAGAACTACATTTTGCGACAAACCATATAGGTATGTCCTATACAGGTTTCAGTCATGGATTTCCATGACTGACATCCTTTTGTATTAGATTATATGAGTGGTTTTTACAAAGCATCAAGTCTCGAACTCTGGATCAATCGACCTACATTAGCATTAATTCTTACAATTTTTGATGTTGTTGAGGAACTTGTATAACAATCCTTGTTATTTCAGTCTTTGCAAAGATGTGTGCGAGTCGTAATGCTTACCTTCTCCTGAAATGTTTTTCAAggtcattttcttttgacaaatctTTTGTTGGAGACCATGAAGAAAACGTCCCAGGAAAGCAATGCAGAAGGGAGGATAGTTAATGTTTCCTCAAGGGGTCACCACTTTGCATACCGTGAAGGAATTCGTTTTGAGAAAATCAATAATGAATCGGAGTAAGAAAAGACAGCTATATCTGAAGGATGATTCTTTGTTTCCTTCTATTTTCAGGGATTTAGCAGTCATTTTTCAGTCTGGCACATCCACTTTATTCAAGTCGGATTTTGTTGATGCATTAAAAGTACGTGCTACTTGCAGGTACAACACTATACAAGCCTATGGACAGTCGAAGCTCGCAAACATATTACATGCTAACGAGCTTGCAAGGCGCTTAAAGGTAAGgttcaaatatatattttctattCTTCTAACTCGCATTCGCATAACCAGAATGCTtgtctttgtttttcttgtccTGGAGACTCACTAAAATTATAGTGATCATGCATGTTACATGACTCTGATTCTGGTTGTCAAATGCTATAGCGTTTTGTGTTCTGCATATCTACACCTCCTTAGACCCTTCAATACCGGAGCCCCATGCACTGGGACGCCATTATATTTTCTTGAGTTTTCTGTTGCTCAGTGTCCATTTCCATGACACATTCCCTCTCGTAGCGTGATTAgatgtaaattgattttttcttgatcAAACAGGAAGAAGGTGTGCAGATAACTGCTAATTCACTTCATCCTGGAGCTATAGTGACCAATATTGCTCGCCACCATAGCATTTTCAATGGTAAATCTCCATGCGGGGCGAGTAGCCTTATTGATGCCATGGCTAAGAAATGCGTCCTGGCATCATGATAAAAGTTTGTTCCACGTGCAAACTTGTCATATGAAGGACTTAAATGAGAGGCTTGttctcaattgagcaaaaagatTTTGCTTTTCGAGATATTCGACTTTCAGATATAAGAACGTGGTCAAATTTATTGCCGTTCTACCCATTTTAAAACTTCTTATCTCTAATTCAAGCTTTCTTTCCTCTGGCTTATGCAGCAGTATTTTCTAATCTTgggaaatttttcctaaaaaatgttgCACAGGTATGCCAATTTCTGCTCACATCTGCAGTCATCGTGACAAAATTTCCTCGACATATGAGCCTTTTTATCCATTTCACTCACTGAATTTGGTTGCTCAACAAAAATAAATGCAGGGAGCGGCAACTACATGCTATGTGGCTCTGCACCCACAAGTGAAAGGGATTAGTGGCGAATACTTCGTGGACAGTAATAAAGCCAAAGCAAGCTCTCTCGCGCAAGATGCAGAACTGGGTAGGAAACTATGGGATTTCAGCATAAGCCTCACTGATCCTAAACAGTTGGGTCGTTCTGCTTGAACAGATTGTCTGTTGTTCTTTAAGTGGAGAGGACCGAGTCATTTCTGAACTGTATGTTTAGAAGCCACATGTTGTTAACTTACTCTGAACTATATGTGTAGATGCCATATGTTGTTAACTTCACCGAGACGAGCATTTGAGTCAAACATGGAATAAAGTCTACGCTCATCGTCGAGTTTGTCTGAACCGGTAGTTGCCAAACTAGGAGATGATGGAATGAGTGCATTACTGTTTGTGGATGCTGCAGACTGTAGTTGTCTATACTGTTACTTCTTGATTAGCGTCCTTACTCCTTAGTTCTTGATATTTCTAAAGACAGTCTTGCCACTGATAGCATGAGGGAATCACAGAAAACCAAGTTGCCGAAAGGGAAAATTGGTGTGGAAACTGTACTAAATGTCTGGAAAACAAATTGGTCTGTGAAAGCGCATTTAGATTTGGCTCTTTGACGTAGTTAACATAACATGCCATCACTTGATGAGATTTCTTCCCGTGTTCCAATCATTTTGAAgctatctttcttcttttgagacTAGTACTACCACTTCTAGGAAAATTGTaaagaaagtcctaaatcttttgcacttttgctaattcagttttaaacattttaaggTTGCCGATttagtttgaaaaattttcaccttttaccaattcagttctattggctagaaatcgttgacgtggagaTCGTCCATTGTACGTGGTATTGACCTGGACAAATTTTAGGAAGATTTTAAATATTCTTCTTATttatgatttctcttttttcttttttcctttctttttttcctccggtgtcgggcgagggtggccctcgcccgattctagagggaaaaaagaaaaaggaaaaaactaactaaaaatattaaaaaaaaacattaagaaattattaaaaactgtACACGTAAGCGTCGGTGGCACCACGTAGGACGAATATTGGCAATGTCGTGACCTTGCCTTCGCCCTCCCCTGAGGATCCGGCGGTTTTAGAGGTATTACCATCGGTCAATGgcgtgaactctcccaagtcctacctcgcatGACATTGGATTAATTTTTTACCGATTaacaaactaaaatgctattaagagtcgccactagcctattggaaTCGGCTAGGAACCAATcaagacacgggagggttatctcgattcttacgcaaccagagcttctaggttcgagGACTTGTTGACGCTAACttgataattagcgccctttcgatacctaaccGGTcaatattccctaaggtgaccacacattctgcatctcattttaagctcatcgggtatctaaccaagtactaaatgatcatgcataatgtttttctgtcatttcgtgcaattacctatttatccttaacctagcaaTACAAGGAAAGCGATTAATGGACAATTTTTCGAAAGACAGTgttgtaaacactcaatcgagtaaatatgccaaataagaGATCGGGATAAGCGGATACAGACCAAATCAATGAtgacgatatttaaacaaacaacttcgactcgaaggtcgaattacaatagTATCGGACCGAactggacatcggtcttcaatcaatgcCAATTTGAGGTTTAAAAATCACATGAGCAGTAAAAagatcatgaaaatcatttttctaaaggGAACCGGGCCCAGTCTGGGTCCTTTCTCCAAGGCCTGACCAGGTCCAACTGCCCATCAACCCATTCAGAAGCTCATGCCAGCCTCTCCCTTGAACAAAACAACACAAGCCCAAAtccctttcttttctccctCAGCAAGCCGTTCGCCCAGCCCACTCCTTCAGCCTTCAACTCGGGCCCGACTCCAGTTGGGAAATAAGACAGGCCCAGCTCCTTGTTCGCCTTTTTTCTTAGCCCGCTACGAACAGCCCACAAGCCCAACGACCAACTCGCGCTACTGttgatcgtcttcttcctttcgCGTCTGCAACTCACTGCACTTGCGGCCGTGACCAAGCCTGACGCCACCACCAGCCTTCGTTCGCCTGCGTTTGTACCACTTGAGATCGTTCACCGCACCGCTGCCATAACACGCTTGCTGGACCTCCTGGTTGCCGGTTCTGTTCACTAAGCTCCGAGACCGTGACGCCGAGATCAGACCGTCGCGTTGTCGCCTCTGATCTGAGTCGCCACCTGCGCCGCCGCTGGTTCGAGCTCCCGTTCGCCTGACTCACCAGCTCAGTCAGTTCCGCCTCAGCCTTCACTAGTCTCCTTCTTCATGGAGTAATGTCCCGGTAGCCTCCACGACGTGACGCCCAAACCAGTCCAACCTCGTCGCCGCACCGTCTAGACTCATTCGCCTGCATCACCGCTAGGCCACGCTCACTCGGAATTGCTCTTGCACCACTGACTGATCGAAGTTGGGATGTGCGGCCGGCCGCTTTGTCATCTCGTGGTCTGATCTTTCTGTTGCTTTGTCGGAGAGACATTGTTTCGAACTCACGCCCACCTTTGTTTGGCGTGAGCGTTTGTCACGCTTGCTTCGTCTCAGGTTACCTTCGCGCCAAGTAGACCCAACCAGTCGGCCACCAGTCAAACGCCTAGTTGTCGAACCTCACGTTCATCTTCACGGGCCGCATAAGCAACGTCGTCCAAGCTTCCGCCACATTGAGCTCAAAGCAAAAGCCCTCTTGACCGGCCGTTTGGCCTTTTCCTCATCGTGCGTTCTACCTTCGCGTCAATCAAGAATGAGGCACGCAGTGACCTTCCGAGGCAGTAATAGTCCAATGACGAGCTGCACCTCGTTGAGACAACTTTCCACGATCTAGGGACCAGAATGTTGCTAAACCAAACTCCAGACCCACCTCACCAAATAGAGTGCACAGACTCACATAAGGAAACCAACAGGTAAACATACCAGCAACTAATGAGGGTGTACTAAACTAGTGGGGacgtggggtttttttttttttttttttagggtacaagaagagggttttttttcaaattgcgtgaaaaaaaaatatatttaccattttaggggagaAAAAACATATTTGCCGATTTGGGGTCCGCTTGGCGATCTTGGTGCCGAGCGGACTCAGCTCTTCAGCATAACTGCcgaccccaaccccaacccgGCGATTTCGTCCTTCTAGCaaattatcttctaaaaaaattataaaaactctcaaaaattagtaaatggcgaGAATCAACTAGCTatggacgattgagggtattttcgccgacggcttttaaaaatgacgattttgcccttctggcaaattgtcttcgaaaaaaattgtaaaaaatctcaaaaatggCTATAAT
The genomic region above belongs to Rhodamnia argentea isolate NSW1041297 chromosome 6, ASM2092103v1, whole genome shotgun sequence and contains:
- the LOC115733177 gene encoding laccase-1, which encodes MESTNQHCMILLVLVLILTCNVIIASSSSPATKRFHFNVEWKQVTRLCHTKSLLTVNGEYPGPTIAVHEGDRVEVEVTNRIAKNTTIHWHGIRQLRTAWADGPAYITQCPIRGGHTYTYKFNVVDQRGTLLWHAHFSWQRASVHGAFIIYPRVPYPFSPKIQAEIPIIFGEWWNGDVDAVESEMMLLGGGPNSSDAYTINGLPGPLYPCSAKDTFVQAVEPGKTYMLRIINAAISNELFFAVANHTLRVVEVDAVYTKPFLTPAIMIAPGQTTNVLITANQAPDPSGMFPMAATPYLTSSFPADNTTTVGFLQYKGRKSGNKNTKPSVVVPNLPKMTDTPFATKFLGKLRSLATPQYPCRVPKAIDKRVITTISLNLQDCPPNRTCKGYAGKRFYASMNNQSFVRPLMSILEGHYKSFTSSQMLASRFPEQPPKAFNFTGVDPVAENMNTEFGNKLLAVPFGTNLEIVLQDTSFLNPENHPIHVHGHNFFIVGQGFGNYDAKVDPMGYNLVDPPERNTVAVPIGGWSAIRFKADNPGAWFIHCHLEQHTSWGLAMAFVVPNGPGATQSLLPPPDDLPSC
- the LOC115733401 gene encoding short-chain dehydrogenase TIC 32, chloroplastic-like isoform X1; this encodes MWIFGWKGPSGYSARSTAEEVTQGIDGTGFTAIVTGASSGIGMETARVLALRGVHVIMAVRNVDAGRGVKEAILKELPSAKIDVMELDLSSMASVRKFALDYQSSALPLNLLINNAGVAGPFALSQDNIELHFATNHIGHFLLTNLLLETMKKTSQESNAEGRIVNVSSRGHHFAYREGIRFEKINNESEYNTIQAYGQSKLANILHANELARRLKEEGVQITANSLHPGAIVTNIARHHSIFNVLSNLGKFFLKNVAQGAATTCYVALHPQVKGISGEYFMDSNKAQASSLAQDAELCRKLWDFSISLTDPKQLGCSA
- the LOC115733401 gene encoding short-chain dehydrogenase TIC 32, chloroplastic-like isoform X2 is translated as MWIFGWKGPSGYSARSTAEEVTQGIDGTGFTAIVTGASSGIGMETARVLALRGVHVIMAVRNVDAGRGVKEAILKELPSAKIDVMELDLSSMASVRKFALDYQSSALPLNLLINNAGVAGPFALSQDNIELHFATNHIGHFLLTNLLLETMKKTSQESNAEGRIVNVSSRGHHFAYREGIRFEKINNESEYNTIQAYGQSKLANILHANELARRLKEEGVQITANSLHPGAIVTNIARHHSIFNVFSNLGKFFLKNVAQGAATTCYVALHPQVKGISGEYFVDSNKAKASSLAQDAELGRKLWDFSISLTDPKQLGRSA